From Actinomycetota bacterium:
CGCCGGGGGGAAGGTGGCCAAGCACGGCAACCGGGCGGCCTCCAGCGCGTGCGGCTCCGCCGATCTCCTGGAGGCCCTCGGGGTCAGGATCGAGCTGGGGCCCGATGCCGTTGCGGCTTGTATCGACGAGGCGGGCATGGGGTTCTGCTTCGCCCCGGTCTTCCACCCCTCCTACCGCCACGCCGGCCCGCCCCGCCGGGAGCTCGGCGTGCCCACCGTCTTCAACTTCCTGGGGCCCCTCACCAACCCGGCGGGCGCCCGGCACCAGGCGCTCGGGGTCTCCGACCCGGCGATGGCCCCCAAGATGGCCGAGGTGCTGGCGCGCACGGGCAGCGTCCACGCCCTGGTGCTGCACGCGTGCGACGGCCTGGACGAGATCACCCTCTCCGGCCCCACCACCGTGTGGGAACTGAAGGGCGGTGCGGTGCACGAGGGCGTGATCGATCCGGCGGCGCTCGGCCTGGCCACCGTCGCCCGGGAGGCCCTGAAGGGCGGTACCCCGGCGCAGAACGCCGCGGTCACCACCGCGGTGCTGAGCGGCGAGCCGGGGCCGGCCCGGGACTTCGCCATGGTGAACGCGGCGGCCGCGCTGGTGGCCTGCGACCGTGCTGCCGACCTGGCAGAGGGTCTGGCTCAGGCGGCGGAGTCGCTCGACTCCGGCCGGGCGGCCGGGTGCCTCACCCGCCTGCGCCAGGCGTCCAACCGCCTCGCTCCTCGCTGACCTCAAACAGGCCATCGGCCGGGCGGGGCCCCACCGGGACCGGGGTGGGGCCCACCACCGGGGAGGGCCCCTTCGCCACCGAGCGCACCACCGCCATGGCGGCGGCCGGGAAGTGGCCGCGCCCGTCGTACACGAAATACCGGGGGCGCCAGGCCGGCTCGTAGGCCTCGTCCGGCTCCCAGGGGTGCTCCACGGGCATCGCCCGGGAGAGCTGCTCCAGCAGCCAGCGCTGCGCCCGGCCGCCGAGCCCGTCGGCCTCGCGGCGGATGATGGTGCGCCGGGTGACGGAGAAGTTGAGGCTCAGGGTACGCACGCCGATGTCGCCCAGGTGCCGGATGGTGTGCACCATCAGCAGGTCGGTCAGCTCCTCGGGGACCGCCCGGGTGGTCCGGCGTACCTGGTCCAGCGTGTAGCCGCCGATCGCCGGGGCGGGCACGAACTGGGCGAGGGCGGCCGGGTGGCCGTCCGGGCCGACGGCCACCGCCAGCACGATGTCGTCATCCTGCGGGTCGAAAAGCCGGCCGAGGGTCATCGAGAAGCGGCGCTCGCTGGTCGGCCGGTGGGACTCGGTCGCCAGGCCGCGCAGCTCGGACTCCACGAAGGGATCCAGGTGGGCCGGGCTCAGGAACTCGACGTGGTACCCGGCGGCGGCGGGCCCCGCCACGCGCCGGCGGAGGTCCTCCCAGCGGGCATGGTCGAGGTCGAAGCGGTGGCAGTCCACGATCGCCTCGTCGCCGGCGTACAGCTCCCGCATCCCGGCGCAGTGGTAGATCGGCAGCCAGTCGTCCGACGCCCCCAACACCGTGACCGGCCAGCCCCGGGCGTCGGCGTAGCGGTGGAACTCCTCCCAGGCCTGCTCCCGCTCCCAGCTCGGGCCCACCGGGTCGGGGGACACGACGCACACCCGGCCCACCACCGAGTAGGGCACGACGGTGTCGCCCGAGAAGAAGAGCTCCTTGTCGCTGCGCAGCGCGAAGTAGCTGAAGGACTCGTCGCCGTAGCGCTCCACCAGCTCGCGGGCCCGGGCGAGGCCCGAACCCGGGCGGCGCCGGGCGGCGTGCACCGGGCGGAAGATCGTCCAGGCTGCCAGGGCGACCAGCCCGCCAGCCACGGCCAGCATCACCGGGCTGAGGAAGTCGTTGAGCCGGTCGGGGAGCGCCACGGACTGGGCGCCCACCAGCCGGCCGGTCACCGCGGCGACCGCCCGCCCCAGTGGCAGCCGCGGCTTCATGACCACCTCGACCGCGACGGTGGCGGCCACGATCACCGAGATGCTGCCGGCCACTGCGGTGCGGAACGCCACCCGGAAGCCGCCCGGGGCCGCCCCACCCCGGAACGCCGCCCGTTGGCTCCCCAGGTAGGCCGCGACCGCGAGGGCGAGGATCGCCGCGGCGACCTCGACGCCCTTCGCCAGGTGCAGCACCGCCGATCCGCCCAGGAGGACGAGTGCGGTTCCCCAGGCCCGCCGCCCGCCCCGCCGGACGCCTCCCGAGAGGAAGAGCAGACCGAGGCCGGCGAGCGCCACCAGGGCAGCGGCGGCCTCCGGGACGGCAAGGGGGACGATCGTGCGCAGCCAGTGCAGGCGGACGAAGAGGGGCGGCACGGCGGCCGAGGCGAGGTTGAGCAGCCCGACCAGGGCGATGGCCGTGGCCGCCCGGGCTCGCACCACCCGCTGGTGGCCGACCCGCTCGGTGGGCGGGGGCCAGGACGGCCCGCCCGGTAGGGAGGCGACGACCACCGGGCGGGGGCTCGCGCGCTCGGGCCGCACCGCAAGGCGCTCGAGGGCGGAGCCCGCCGGGAGCGGCTGGCGGCCGGAGACCAGGCGGACGTGCAGGTCAGAGCCCGCCTCGAGCTCGACCCACGAGGTCTGGCGCACGGACCGGAAGACGGGCAGCGGCCCCAGCCGGCTCCGGCTCTCCTCGACCGCCTCGGCACAGCAGCCGGCATTGGCGTAAAACCCGTCACCCAGGGGGGCCAGCTCGGCTAGGTGGGTATGGCCAGTGATCATGCCGGCGTAGCCCTCGCGGACGCGGGCCAGGGCATCGGCACGCGCGGCGTCGTTGCGCCCCCGGCGGGCGGAGAGGATGGCCACGTTGGACGTCGCCTCCCACACCGCGTAGGCGGCCAGGGCCATGGCGGCCACCACCAGCACCAGGTCGGCCACCACCAGGCCGCCGATGAACAGGAACGGGTTCGGCCACCGGGCGATGCGCGCCCCGATCTCGGTCTTGGACAAAAGGGTGAGCGTGAGGGGCAGCTTCAGCAGCAGGGCGACCAGGAAGGGCAGGGCCAGCCATTTCAGGTGGCGGGCGAAGCGCCGGAAGGTCAGCCGGGAGGCAACGTAGCGGGGGAAGGCCAGGCCATCCGCCAGGTTCACCGAGTCGTCGAAGATCTCGTAGTGGGTGACCACCGGGCCCAGGTGCCGGGTGACATGCAGGCCGAAGGGGATGTCCAGGGGATCCCGGGGATCGGTGAAGGCGTTGGGCGGGTCGAGGCGGTGCCCATGCTCCACCCGGACCTTGCGGGTGCCCGATCCGGTCTCGATCTCGAGCTCGAGGGCGAGGGCCAGGTCGCAGCCGAAGGCCTCGGCGACCGCCCCGGCGGCGCCGCCGTCCCAGGCGAGGCGGGAGTCATGGTTGCCCAGCAGGTAGACCACCCGGCGCCCCGGGCCGGCGGCGAAGCTGCGCACCGCGGCGGTCAGGCGGCCCTCGTGCTGCAGGACCGCCCGGATGTCCGGGGGCGTGCCCAGGGCTAGCTCGATGATGTCGCCGTTCAAGACCAGCACGCCGGGGCCCGAGGCCCGCTCGATGGCGGCGGTGAGGTCCTCGACCGGCTGGTGGGAGCCATGCCCGCCGAGGTGCAGGTCGTTGGCCACCAGCACCCGCCCCCCAGCGGGGACGGGCAGCTCCAGGAGATCGACAACTGTGGCGCCCATGGGGTTCCTCCCGCGCGGCCCGCACGCAGCCTGGTACTCGGTGTGGTACTTGGTCGGGTCTCGGGAAAAGCTTATCGCCCACGGGCCGTGCGCCCGGGAGCGCCCCGGTGGTAGCGTCGAGTCCGTGAGGTCGAATCCGTGAGGTCCAGTTCGTGAGACGGCGCAGGCGTTGGGTGGTCATCGGCGCCGGCGTGCTGGGCGCCGCCGGCTTGGGCTGGTGGCTGCGCTCCCGGGGCCGGGGCCGGGCGACCTCGCCGGTGGACGGCGTCCCAGCCCACCGGGGGGCCGAGCGGGCCTCCCAGCAAGGCGACGGGCTCGAGCGGCGGTCGGACCCCGACCGGGAGGCGCTCCGGGGGCTCATCGACGGCGCCACTGCCCGGGTAGGGCTCGACCTCGAGCGCCTGCGCAAGCTGGAGGAGGCCAACTACCACCCACTGGTGGAGTACCTGGAGTACATCCAGATGCAGCGGGGCGACACCGAGACCCTGGTGTTCGTCCGCCAGCGGGATGTCGACAAGCTGGCGGTGCTGGCTGGCGAGCCGCGGGAGGACTTCCTCAAGCGCTTCAGCCGGCTGGGCATCGTGCTCTCGATGAACTGACGCCGGGCCGGCGTGGGCCGCCCGACCCGCCCGGAACTTTTCAAAGGTTTTTTCGGCCCCCGCCAAGAAGGGGCCGTTTTTTGTCATACCCCCTCCGTATCGTCGTTCCTGCCACCCCGCACCGGGCGGGGCCGGTACGAGAGCAACGGGAGCGCCGGATGAGCGACGAGTGGGCCGAGGAGACCGAGGGGGCGCTGGGCAACGGGCTCCGGCTGGCCATGGCCATCGACCCCCGCATGGCCGAGGTCTGGAGCTGCGTGTTCGCCGCCGACGGCGAGCCCGGGGAACTGGCCGAGCAGCTCGGCTGGTACCTGCGCATGGCGTACCTGCGGGGCTACCACGACGGCCTCTGCGAGCCGGAGGTCGGGTCGCTCTTCCGGGAACTCGGCATGCCGGTTCCCCGCCGGCGCAACCCGGTCCCGGCCGGGCACCGCACCCCCAACCGTCCAGGCAACCGTTCTGCCAACAGTCCCAACGACCGGAAGGAGGCGTCATGATCATCGACTGCCAGCAGTGTGAAATGTACGAATCCGAGCACTGCACCGACTGCTTCGTGATGGCGTTGCTGCTGCCCAAGAGCGGCCCCGTCGTCCTCGACGATGAGGAGGAGCGGGCCGTCAGCACCCTGCAGGGGGCCGGTCTCGCCCCGCCTCTACGTTTCCGCCGCAAAGCGGGCTGAACGCCCCTGTGCCCGGGCGCACGCGCCCGGTGTCCCCCCCACGCTCCGCAGGGCTGCCCGGGCCCGCATAGGATGCTTGAAAGCGCGAAGAATCCGTCGTTTGATTAGCGTGCCTAGGCGGCGCGCGGACCGAGGGGGCCGGTGCAAAAACTCTATCTCGTTGGATTCACAACTGATCTGCGTAGTTTGATCCTCTCCCGCCAGAAAGGTGTGAAGAGCGGCGGCTTCAGCATCGCCATCGACGACCGGCTCCTCCAGACCGTCGAAGAGGTGGTCCGGCGCCAGGACGAGGCGGCGGCGAGGGAAACCCAGCCCATCGGGGAGGAGATCGCGCTGTCCTCCGAGGCCGTGGCCGGTGCGCCCACCGGCGAGATGCCGGCGCGCAGCGGCCGGAGCCGGCTCACCCCCAAGGAGATCCAGAGCCACCTGCGCGAGGGCCGCAGCGTGCAGGATGTCGCCCGCATGGCGGGCACCGACGTGGCGTGGATCGAGCGCTTCGTGGGGCCGATCCTGGCCGAACGGGAGGGCATCGTCGAGGCGGTGCGGGCCGGGACCATCGTCCGCCCGCGGGCCGGGCGTTCCGGGTTCACGGTGGGCGAGGCGATCGCGGCCAACCTCAGGGACCGCAAGGGCGGGGCCTCGAGCACCGGCCCCCACGAGGGCTGGACGGCCGTCCGCCGCAACGGTAGCTGGGAGGTGACCTTCCGGTACTCGGTGCGCGGCCAGGCCCGGGAGGCGCAGTTCACCTTCGACACCGAGACCCGCGCGGTGAAAGCCATGACCCCCAACACCGCCGAAGTTGCCTGGCGCGCCGCGGAGCCCGGCGGGACCGCCGAGGAGGCCCCCCCGGCCCCGGAGCGCCTGTCACCCCCGCGCCCGCCCACGGTGCTGACCGCCCGGCCGACGCGCACCGGCCCCCCTGGGCGGGGCGCAGCCCCCCCGGCGCCGGAGGCGGAGGAGCGCCAGCCGGTGGGCGGGCGGCCGAACCTCTGGGGGAGCCTCGGGTCGGGAGCTGGGTCGGGAGCTGGGTCGGGAGGTCGACCGGGAGCTGGGTCCGGAGGGGGCCGGGAGCGTTCCGCGGGCATCGCCCGCGAACGGAGTGACCGCAGCGGCGGGGACCGGAGCGAGCGGGGCACCCGGGCGGAGCGCACGGCGCCGAGCCCCCAGGGGGCCGGGCCGTCGGACGACCGCCCCTCGTTCGCCCGCAGCACGGCCAACAGCCGGCCCCGGCGCCTGCTGTCCGGCGAGAGCGAGGCCGAGTTCCGCTCGGCCGTGGCCCGCACCCGGGCCAACCGGGTGGGCGGCGCCGGCCAGCAGGCGGGCAGCCCGGCCCAGCGGCCAGTCGGCGGCCAGGGGCAGGGTCAGGGTCAGGGACAAGCCCAGGGGCAGCGCAAGCCGGCCCGGAAGCGGCTCCCGGACGACTGGCTGCTGGACACCTAAGCCGGCTCGCTCCCGGGTTCGTGCCCGTCCCGAGGGCGGCATGGGGCCCCTCGACTGAGGTCGGGGACTTTCGTCCCGGGCAGTGGGACAAATGTCCCCCGCCTCGGACCCACGAGTCCGCCCGCGGGCGCCTACATCCGCTGCAGGAGGTCCGCCTTCTTCGCCTGGAACTCGGCCTCGGTCAGGACGCCAGCGTCCCGCAGCCGGGCCAGCTCGCTGATCTGCTCCGGGATGGTCCGGTCCTGCAACGCCACCTCCGGGCGGCCCCCACCCTCCACCCGCTGGCGGTTGTTCTCCATCTGGGTGTAGATCTGCTGCTGGGCCCGGTCCGGGTGGGGCAGGTGGCTGAAGACGTCCTGGCCCTGGCGGCCGGCGGACTCGATGACCAGGTCGCCGGTGCCCACCATGCGCTCGAACAGGCTCTGGTGGAACGACAGGTCGTTCACCCGCTCCAGCGGGATCTCCCGGCCCTGGCGCCCGAAGACCCCCGAGCGCACGATGAGCCGGTCGGTGGTGAGCACGAAGTGGGTGGTACGCCAGGCGAAGAACTTGGCCAGGAACCAGATCACCCACAGCAGGCCGAGCCCGGCCACCACCAGGGCGACCACGGTCTCGGTCTGGCCGTTGAGCAGGATGGGGGTGGCCACCGCCCCGGCGAGGATCACCACCGCCGCCAGGGCCAGCCCGGAGAAGTACCACCAGTGCGGGTGCAGGTCGAAGGCGATCTCCTCGCCCGGGTTCAGCAGCTTGCGCGGGTACGGCATGGTGCCTCCGTTCTCTGGCCGGGCTACTCGGCGAGGTCGGTGATGTCCTCCTCACCGTCGGGCTGTCGGGCGTGCAGCAGGGCGTCGAAGTGTTCGGCCAGGCGCCCGTTGGTCTGCAGCACATTCAAGAAGGCGTCCCGGGGCAGGACCAGCAGCTCGCACTCGCCGACCGCCCGGGCCCGGCGGTGGTGGGTGGTGTTGAGCAGCAGCGAGATCTCGCCGAAGAAGTCGCCCTCCCCGAGCCGGGCCACCACCTGCCCGGCCCCGTCGTCGATCAGGACCTCGCCGGTGAGCACGATGTAGAGGGCGTCGCCGGGCAGGCCCGGCTCGAAAATGATGCTGCCGTCGCGCCAGACGAGGTTCATGCTCTCGCCGACGATGGCCAGGAGGCTGCGTTCGTCCAGGGGTGCAAACTCCGGCACCCGCTGCAAGGACTGCACCAGACTGTGCGGCATTCTCCGCGCCCCGACCTCGTTCCCGCCGACTATCCTACGGGGAGCGCCCCTCTGCGGAAACCACGTGGCCTACTCGCAAATCCCGCTACGCATCGCCCATATCTCCGACCTCCACGCCGGCGAGGTCACCTTCCAGCACGACGTGATGGCGAAGGTCATCGAGGCGATCAACCGCATGGCCCCCGACGTGGTGGTGGTGGCGGGCGACGTCACCGCCGCCGGCTACGAGGACGAGTACGTCGAAGCCGCCGCCATCCTGGCCCAGATCGAGCCCCCCAAGATCATCATCCCGGGCAACCACGACGCCCGCAACGTGGGCTGGGTGCACTTCGAGCAGTACTTCGGCGAGCGCTTCTCCCGGCTGCGCCAGGCGTTCGACCCCCAGCGGGCGGAGCGCCTGCGGGCGACCGGCTTCGTCGTGGTGGGGGTGGACTCCTCCGAGCCCGACCTGGACGAGGGCCGGGTCGGCCGGGATCGCTACCAGTGGATGCGCAGCCAGTTCGAGGACCCCCCCGCCATGCGGGAGGACATCAAGATCTTCGCCATCCACCACCACCTGGTGTCCGTCCCGGGGACCGGCCGGGAGCGCAACATCGTCATGGATGCCGGCGACCTTCTGGCCCAGCTCACCACCCTGGACATCGACCTGATCCTGTCCGGCCACAAGCACGTCCCGTTCTTCTGGGGGATCAACGGCATCCTGATCGCCAACTCCGGGACCTGCTCCACCAAGCGCCTGCGGGGCCTCACGCCGTCGTCGTGGAACGAG
This genomic window contains:
- a CDS encoding cyclic nucleotide-binding domain-containing protein — its product is MPHSLVQSLQRVPEFAPLDERSLLAIVGESMNLVWRDGSIIFEPGLPGDALYIVLTGEVLIDDGAGQVVARLGEGDFFGEISLLLNTTHHRRARAVGECELLVLPRDAFLNVLQTNGRLAEHFDALLHARQPDGEEDITDLAE
- a CDS encoding phosphatidylglycerol lysyltransferase domain-containing protein; the protein is MGATVVDLLELPVPAGGRVLVANDLHLGGHGSHQPVEDLTAAIERASGPGVLVLNGDIIELALGTPPDIRAVLQHEGRLTAAVRSFAAGPGRRVVYLLGNHDSRLAWDGGAAGAVAEAFGCDLALALELEIETGSGTRKVRVEHGHRLDPPNAFTDPRDPLDIPFGLHVTRHLGPVVTHYEIFDDSVNLADGLAFPRYVASRLTFRRFARHLKWLALPFLVALLLKLPLTLTLLSKTEIGARIARWPNPFLFIGGLVVADLVLVVAAMALAAYAVWEATSNVAILSARRGRNDAARADALARVREGYAGMITGHTHLAELAPLGDGFYANAGCCAEAVEESRSRLGPLPVFRSVRQTSWVELEAGSDLHVRLVSGRQPLPAGSALERLAVRPERASPRPVVVASLPGGPSWPPPTERVGHQRVVRARAATAIALVGLLNLASAAVPPLFVRLHWLRTIVPLAVPEAAAALVALAGLGLLFLSGGVRRGGRRAWGTALVLLGGSAVLHLAKGVEVAAAILALAVAAYLGSQRAAFRGGAAPGGFRVAFRTAVAGSISVIVAATVAVEVVMKPRLPLGRAVAAVTGRLVGAQSVALPDRLNDFLSPVMLAVAGGLVALAAWTIFRPVHAARRRPGSGLARARELVERYGDESFSYFALRSDKELFFSGDTVVPYSVVGRVCVVSPDPVGPSWEREQAWEEFHRYADARGWPVTVLGASDDWLPIYHCAGMRELYAGDEAIVDCHRFDLDHARWEDLRRRVAGPAAAGYHVEFLSPAHLDPFVESELRGLATESHRPTSERRFSMTLGRLFDPQDDDIVLAVAVGPDGHPAALAQFVPAPAIGGYTLDQVRRTTRAVPEELTDLLMVHTIRHLGDIGVRTLSLNFSVTRRTIIRREADGLGGRAQRWLLEQLSRAMPVEHPWEPDEAYEPAWRPRYFVYDGRGHFPAAAMAVVRSVAKGPSPVVGPTPVPVGPRPADGLFEVSEERGGWTPGAGG
- the sepH gene encoding septation protein SepH, whose product is MQKLYLVGFTTDLRSLILSRQKGVKSGGFSIAIDDRLLQTVEEVVRRQDEAAARETQPIGEEIALSSEAVAGAPTGEMPARSGRSRLTPKEIQSHLREGRSVQDVARMAGTDVAWIERFVGPILAEREGIVEAVRAGTIVRPRAGRSGFTVGEAIAANLRDRKGGASSTGPHEGWTAVRRNGSWEVTFRYSVRGQAREAQFTFDTETRAVKAMTPNTAEVAWRAAEPGGTAEEAPPAPERLSPPRPPTVLTARPTRTGPPGRGAAPPAPEAEERQPVGGRPNLWGSLGSGAGSGAGSGGRPGAGSGGGRERSAGIARERSDRSGGDRSERGTRAERTAPSPQGAGPSDDRPSFARSTANSRPRRLLSGESEAEFRSAVARTRANRVGGAGQQAGSPAQRPVGGQGQGQGQGQAQGQRKPARKRLPDDWLLDT
- a CDS encoding metallophosphoesterase: MAYSQIPLRIAHISDLHAGEVTFQHDVMAKVIEAINRMAPDVVVVAGDVTAAGYEDEYVEAAAILAQIEPPKIIIPGNHDARNVGWVHFEQYFGERFSRLRQAFDPQRAERLRATGFVVVGVDSSEPDLDEGRVGRDRYQWMRSQFEDPPAMREDIKIFAIHHHLVSVPGTGRERNIVMDAGDLLAQLTTLDIDLILSGHKHVPFFWGINGILIANSGTCSTKRLRGLTPSSWNEVEIDASTIKVFLHYPDGRRELAVIFSRKTRALTREAFTMTQDFVTSNRLSAVI
- the trpD gene encoding anthranilate phosphoribosyltransferase, which encodes MDLTWQAVLGRLFTGTALTQDEAAWAMEQIMAGDTSPPVFGAFVAALRTKGETVDEIAGLVATMRRRALRVPLDPAWGPVVDTCGTGGDRVGTINASTMAAFVVAGAGGKVAKHGNRAASSACGSADLLEALGVRIELGPDAVAACIDEAGMGFCFAPVFHPSYRHAGPPRRELGVPTVFNFLGPLTNPAGARHQALGVSDPAMAPKMAEVLARTGSVHALVLHACDGLDEITLSGPTTVWELKGGAVHEGVIDPAALGLATVAREALKGGTPAQNAAVTTAVLSGEPGPARDFAMVNAAAALVACDRAADLAEGLAQAAESLDSGRAAGCLTRLRQASNRLAPR
- a CDS encoding PH domain-containing protein; its protein translation is MPYPRKLLNPGEEIAFDLHPHWWYFSGLALAAVVILAGAVATPILLNGQTETVVALVVAGLGLLWVIWFLAKFFAWRTTHFVLTTDRLIVRSGVFGRQGREIPLERVNDLSFHQSLFERMVGTGDLVIESAGRQGQDVFSHLPHPDRAQQQIYTQMENNRQRVEGGGRPEVALQDRTIPEQISELARLRDAGVLTEAEFQAKKADLLQRM